The nucleotide sequence gtcaaactttatttacttacttaattaaatccaatttatgtaatgatgggcgatgggtgaaatttttaaaagtggctgattttttttatcgacaggaataagcttatactagtcaatggaaaaaatatcagatttttctgtagtgccaattaattaaaaaaataaaatacttagattttattctcgccaaaatgaaatagctactgcgcatgaatacggtttttagggttccgtagccaaaatggcaaaaacggaaccctgtttcgccatgtctgtctgtatgtctgtctgtccgtccgcggctttgctcagggactatcaatgctagaaatctgtaattttgcacggatatatatgaaaactatcccgacaaaatttttttgggtaagtaccttccatagacgtaaagtagggtttttttttctcacccaaccctatagtgtggggtcttttaaattaaaaccattagggggttactaagacgatttttcgattcagtgatttgtttgcgaaatatttaacttgaaagtacaaattttcattaaaatcgagttttaggggtttttaacttaagcattagggataaatatttttgagagttggtatctctgcgctcggcccgcgcgctgtttgtgacgatgggcgacgggcgcgggcccgcgcacgacccgcgcccgcgcccgcgttctgtgtgaaggcgtccatataccgccatgcaaatacgcccgtcgcgggcccgtgcacgacccgcgcccgctctctgtgtgtgttgcccttaaacgTATCGCTGTTGCTATATGAAATGTTCAACAGTACTAGGTATGTGCTTATACCGATTCACTGACCTTGTGTCCAGTCATAATCCGCACTTGGTTCCCTGTGAGGCAATCCCAAACACGGACCGTCCTGTCACTCGAGCCTGTAGCTATGTAGTTCGAGTTCGGGTGAAATTGTACACACTGAAAATTAAATCGGTAAAGTAATTTAAGAAGcggtttaagaaaaaaaattttttaaataataataaagccgtggtggcttagtggcttaacctatcgcctctcaagcagagtgtcgtgggttcgaaccccggcacgcactctgagtttttcgaaattcatgtgcggaattacatttgaaatttaccacgagctttgcggtgaaggaaaacatcgtgaggaaacctgcactaacctgcgaagcgattcaatggtgcgtgcgaagttcttgttctgagaggaggcctgtgcccagcagtgggacgtatataggctgggatgatgatgaaaatattaataattaaaataatactaaaataaaataataattatgtaacttGATAAGGCTGCATATCTATGCATATAATATGCTTCTAAACGTTGAGCCGTACAAGCTCATGCCACTGCggcaaaaatactttgatataTCTATACCGCATGGCGGCATAGTACGGCTTAAGGTTTAGAAGCATATTATTATCTTGATCCCACTATCGCTACGATCCGACAgactataaaatacctactaatattattaataaaatgtgaaagtaactttgtctgtctgttacctttttacGTTTCaagcgctgaaccgatttagacgaaattcggtatggagatagttggagtcccgagaAATActtgctactttttatcccggaaaaatgcttAGTATTTAACTATCCATAGACGAATAAGCGACTTCTAAGCAGAgtgagtcgcgggtaacagctagtttcttatactttttactaactGTTACGATGTTGTGGAGGGGAAAAGCGGAATAGtataaatctatttatttcttacatCAACGTCAGCGAGATGACCGGCGAATATCCTCAGAGGCTGGTGATGATCGGTGGCCCAGAGGCGAGCGGTGCGGTCGTGGCCGGATGTCGCGAAGTAATGTCCGTGGGGCGACCACCTTACGTCCCAAACGGGCCATACGTGGCCCCTGAATGCGACCAAACATGTCCAACATTGCAAGGACCACAACCTCACTGCAAAATTCAACAATAAATAGGGCATTTTTATGTGATTTAACTTGTCTGAATTGTGTACAGAAACTTCACTCTTGAGAATGATTATTCAGATATTGAATTATAGCACAAAAATTATGAATTTAATTTCTCAGtttaactttattataaaaaagtgtGTAATCCGTACCCGTTGCGTCTTCAGAGCAGGACAGCAGCATTGTCTTAAATGGATCAAACGAAACCTTGAACACAGGGCCCGAATGCCCAAACAAAGTACGACAAGCATCTCTATCCCTTTCCTCCATCATTCTCACTAGTACATCTCCTgcaatttataatattcgtgTAACATGTTGAAAAAAATAGAGCTAAATGaggtaataaatacaaaatcttCAACCAGTACTATTTACCTGCTTCTCTGTCAATGTCTTGTAATTTGTCGGCTGATTTCATACCACGTAGCCTCACAGGCGTGAGAGTCCATACCTGAACAAACATTTTGAGACATACATTTTGTCCATGAATAACAACAGACAGTAAGAAAtaagtcacgtcttaaatcgagtttagctcgacatgtttcgggctaattcgtagtccttcttcctaggagcaacgcgacaacaacacgcgcactgcgcgtcgccgctctgctcgcgcgactacccggtGAAACTgactcctaggaagaagggctacgaattagcccgaaacatgtcgagtttaagacgtgagctatccgttacaatatcatttaatatgagtgagtctcgcgGTAGTGTCATGTTCAAAACGACAGTAACAAGTTTTAAAAGAGGTTACCTTTATAGTTGAGTTATTAAAGCCAACAGCCAATAAAGTAGAGTCGTCACAGATGTCGGCGCAAGTGGCGGTGTGACCGCTGTTCAGTAATGTATAGAAGCATATGGACGGCAAACTTTCTGGTCCAAGTTGTACACGCTTGGCTGCCTCTCTCAGAGCTTTGCCTTTTTCAATTTTGTCTGCTTCCTTCCTGTGAATTCAAATACGTCATGTAAATACAGAGAGCACAAATTTTATAGAACGCAATCCTATCGAGCGTGTGGCTCGAAACTATAGCATTGGTTAGATAGAAAATGATTAAAACTCAGCCAGAGTTGAATTTTAGGcattttttatgtgatagggggaaaacgagcaggcgggttaTATAAGTTGAGTTATggatgcgttgccggctctTTGAGGAAGGGTGGGTTCATAAAAACAATTTCAACCCCATCTTAAGCTATTAAATTTGCTGTTATTACCAGCTGGAGCTGCAATAGTGAACACTATTGGTAGATGCAACTTTACTGATATTTGTCTATGATTTCTGTAAGCAGAAATTGATGTGGAATAACTTACAGTTCAGGAAGGGGGAATCTGTCATTCGGAGGCGCATTAGGATCTGACTTaggttttttcataaatatgttgtcttttttggcttttttcttttttggttTGTCAGGAGTTTCTTCCGTTTCCTCTTCATCTTCGGTGGGAGCAGGAAGCACTTGTATATCTGGTTCCTTAAGAAGCCCATAGAAGACTTTTGCTCGGTTCTCtatattaattaacaaaaaaagcaGCATTTTACACAACAACCAACCAATAATTTATACAACAGAAGTAATGAGTACTCATTGAAGggtctttttttttcttctatttttttttcgaggcttAAGTGCATTAGTGTGACTacgccagcctcattgaaagactcgatgtccacattcatcaaacactcctaTTGCGATGTCTAGATTATCCGGCTACAAAGGAGTGCTTGATAAACCtgtaaattcgtactgcatcttccAATACCGGACTACTCAAAATAAcattcactgcaccattgaacaggtccaaatcactcaacCACCTCTCGCGGATATCCTTCGTCAATACACACTCCACCAAAACATGTATTAAGTcctcaatcttattacaatccgTGCACATGGGGGATTGAACTACTTTcatcatatatttaaaaatttattcaatggaaCATGTCCTGACCGCACTCGAAACGCCCACACAAGTAAATCCCTGGGGAGGCTGGCACAATCGAACCAGGGCACCCTGAAAATTTTGTTCTGTATTGTGTTGTACCAGATACCTTTTGTTCTTGATATCAAATTGAATGACTCTTGCCACATATCTAAGCATTTATTCCTCGCAAGTGTCATCAATTCCTTACCATATGGTTTACATAGGAGTTCCATGCCATCTGTCACTGCCGTTTTAGCCACTCTATCAACTTGCTCATTACCTGCTACTCCAACATGAGACGGTATCCATTGGATAACCAATGGAAAACCATCAGAGCGCAATCCGTGCATAAGTTTTAAAAGCGCACTTTTAGAAACGGATAGTATTAAGACTTGTTTTTTTCCAATGGATTTAACATAGATTAGTGCTTCATACATCGCTACTAGCTCCGCTCTCATAATGCAAATATCTGGATGTAATTTAAACTGTTTACAAATATTCAATTGCACATCCAAAAAACCGGCTCCAACGCCATTAGTAGTTTTAGATACGTCTATAAACAATTTATAGAAAGCCATGTAATCTATTGATATCATTTCGAGCACAGTTCGCTTTAGGTAGTCTGGTGGTATGTGTCTCTTTGGCCTGGTGACAGAGGCAATGCTACACTTTATACAAGATTCCACGTCAATGTATGAAACCCACGTGCCtactaaatacaaatacaatatgTCGCTTTTGTGAATATCCCAGTCCTTAAGCAAATTATGCACAGTGACTAGCATAGGCTTGGTTTTGTTGCGCCAGTTACTCATCTTACACTGATCAGACAACTCCTGCAAAAGCTCCAAGACTAAGTCATGTGATGCAGCACCAACCCGTAGCCAGTACCTTGATGCGAGCCACTGTCTATGGACAGACAATGGCGGCAAACACAGTTCATTCTGCATCTCATGGATTGGAGTGCTGCGAATAAAACCTCCACAAACTCTCATGGCTAAGTTCTGCAGGACGTCTAACCTTCGCAAATGAGTGCTAGCGCTTGAACCAAATAAGATGCAGCCGTAATCAGTCCTACTTCTAATTAAGGATATGTACAATCGTCTTAGGTGGGATGGATGAACCCCCCACGCGCCACGGGCAAGAACTTTTAAGATGTTAAGGTATTTAAAGGCACAGGTCACTTTAATATGCAACCCCCATCGAAGGGTGGAATTCAACCACATCTCAACATATTTCACCTTTTTAACTACATTTAAAATACTGTGGTTAAGTCCTCTCTATGTTATCAAAATTTGCTCTGCTGAAAACACAAACATTTGATTTCTTTTCTGACAGTGAGAGTCCCATCTCTTTTAGTAACTGTGTCACTATTTCCAAATTGCAATTAATGTTGTCTATCGCGGAACTTAAGCTTCCATCTACTaccttatataaaacaaaatcatcgGCGTATTGTGATATTGAGACAGAATTTAAGCTATTACAGACATCCATGGTCACAATGTTGAAAAGAAGAGGCGAAAATGGATCTCCTTGAGCCAAACCTATGTTTGCATGTCTTTCTGTAACATCACCATTCCTAGTAAGGAGCTGAAGCGTTCGATCTGATAAAAAATTCCATATGTAAGTGCAAATCTTTTTGCCTGCTCCAATAGCTTCTAACTTCCTCACAAGAAAATTTAGATTTACATTGTTATAGGCATTTTCAATGTCCAGAAAGCACGCTATCACTGGTGTTTTTCTAGAAAATCCTACTTGCACAGCTAAGACCAATCATACTAAATTGTCCAGACAAGACCTGGATCTCCTAAACCCTATAGTTGACGATGAAAAAAGACTGCTTTTCAACAAACCATTCCAGACTTTTCATAATGATataatggaatattttgcaTGGGCAAGAAATCAAAGAAATAGGTCTCAATTAATCTGGTTGACTAAGTTTTGGTATAGGTACCATCCTTATTATTTTCCATTGTACAGGAACCTCCCCAGTCATCATTGAAGGGTCTGTTTCTAACAAGacatttaaaagaaataagATGACTAAATAGTTATAAAGCGCTTAATGGTGTTATTTTGCTGTCATCGATACCAATGTTGCCACCCTGGCAACATTATGGCAAATGTTTTTGGTACGTAGAGAGAGGCCTTTAAATAGtcaaatcgtatttttttctgtggTGTCTCAAACTTTTATCATACAATTGAAAACAAATTTACCATTTCTCGGGGCTTCTCCGAGAAGGCTGCCAGAGCTGGCTCTGACCTGAGCTAATGTTCTTCCTGGCCCATCATGGATGTCAATTTGTACATGGTTGTtgataatgtttataataactGTAGAACTCTTCTGCTCTTGTAAGTAACGCTTGAGTTGTGTTGATGCATCTCTTGACATCTGCACAACAAACTTGTTGGTGCTGTAATCACAAATGCATGGTAATTGATGTTTCTTAGAGGCAAAAAAGTGGTACATTACACAGATTCATGCTTAACCTCCAAGTCTTGCCTTTTGTAAACATATGCAGTTAAATAAGACTGAACTAAACCGGACCGGACTGGACTGAGTTAGATAAGACTGGAACTTGGagtgttataatttttaaaattattaaaataaatttcaagttcttatttcactgatttttttttaacaacacaTAGTACATTCACATCACAGTTATTCTAACaattaatttgtactttatgacaTAAGTGAGTACTTACAGTAAAATTGAATAGCAAAAGTTGTATTAATTTCTTATGATTTCATGAAATCATTACAAGTAAATgagtaaaaattaaacttattgAAATGTATAAGCAGTgcgagtgaaaaaaaaaaaactaaaattattaagattggttttttggaatctttttgtattttttatttcaattccaaatttttacttttacggtcatcccgtaaaaccgtatttgaaattacaaactgaaatatagatgcacagaaaaaacagaaaaataagaccatcactgggaatcgaacccaggtcctcggtaatccgtaccgcgtgctataccgctacaccactgatggtcaacggtaccgacacgaatttccctatgcacctcatatctcagcttgtgtttcttacttagtcacttaagcagcgacgctagcgacatctatgcctaaaaatttggaattgaaataaaaaatacaaaaagattccaaaaaaccaatcttaatttgattgcttagaaacgatctcttgtccgggtgagcagttagttacaatggaatgccgaaaaaagtttgtgggcttacggcatagatgtcgctagcgtcgctgcttaagtgactaagtaagaaacacaagctgagatatgaggtgcatagggaaattcgtgttggtaccgttgaccatcagtggtgtagcggtatagcacgcggtacggattaccgaggacctgggttcgattcccagtgatggtcttatttttctgttttttctgtgcatctatatttcagtttgtaatttcaaatactaaaattattacCTATAGATCTCAGCCAGCTCATTGCCTTTTACTTGTTCTTTGCTCTTGATAAATGACAACTTTTTCAGGTCATCTTGATAATAGTCTTCCTGGTCAGGGCCAAACTTCTCCAAGAAATTGACAGCATGTTCGTTGTggtcatacaaaattaagatcATGTACATGTGAGCAAACACTGGATACAGAAGTGTTGAAAGTTCATGCTGGAATAAaaaggtaataattattattttttattgaattgatTCAGCTCAGTGATAACAACGTAAGTACAGCCATATTGTTATTGTGTTGTActgaaaatacatacaaaaatatttttttctaccaaataagaggaaataaaactCCACACAAATTAAGACAGTTTTTTCTTCTACATCAACATTAAAAACTTGTCAGGTTCGCGTtcttaagccgcattcacatttatctgtcatgtTGTGCTGTGAtactctctgtctctctctctctctctctctctctaatagGTTGTGATGCgaaacaacacaagccgtcacaaaaCACTGCATTAGATAAATGTGAttcaaccatataaaatgtattaaaatgtaAACCAATACCATTCTGATGCATCACAAAACAACacaacagataaatgtgatgcgaCTTTACTTTAGTCTAGGTTAGTTTTTGTAAATGTGATTTTACAATTACTGTGAATACTTGtattacattattataggtAAACATTGATACATAAACATTTGACATAGATGGAATCATGTCACAAACAAAAGCTGCAGTAGTTGTACTGCCCTCTTAAAGGCAATATCacataaaaaacttttcttGTGTTATTTATTCCTTCTGGTGTAGAAAGTACATGATGGTATAAATACCTCAAACTTTtggatggcagcaaagtaaagCCTGTAACTGTAAGCCTGTAATCTATGAATAAGATAGACTAAGTATTTTTGTTCTACAGCTGAATTACCTTGTAAACATCCAAAGAAGTTTCTATAAACTTCTTTAAGCTGTCATAAGCAAACTCGTAACTGTATGGATCACTCTCAGTGTGATGCGCTGTGAGTATGCTGGCAAGTTCCACTTCAGGCAAGTCCAAATTTTCAATTTCGGCATCGCCTAAACTTGCCTCTTTTCGAAGTATCTCTTCAGTACcctaaaatttatataaataataacaaagacAATACCAAACACCAAGCAAATTTAACtgtaaaaatgtttgttaccttaccTTAAGATTATACTTTCGAAGCAGTTGTAATACTGCTAGGAGAGGTGTGGATTTTTCTCCCATTTTTGTATTCTTGTACTAGTtgcctatatatgtatatcgttctatctatattaaataaagaattattattgaTTTCATATGTACGTTAAATGTTTATATTACGGACTGCATCAAAAAATCGCTAAACGCTTGACTGACAGACATGACAACCACACTTTTAAGCATAgactagacatgggtaatctcgactccgatAAGAGATTGATTCACTAAATCTAGCTCCGGTATTGGTACCGAATCCATTTATCGACTCCGACTCCTTCATTGACTCCAGcaaagctactacgaaacttgaaactcgaagttcgtatcgtaccgcccctctcgctctcgtattaaatagtataagtatcagagggatcgcacgacacgaacttcgagtttcgagtttcatagtagccctgctgctgttctttcgagcgattttTAGGTTGTCTACGGCCgatccggctcggttcggtatcTACCTAAACCTaggtactgcagggctactacgaaactcgcaactcgaagttcgtgtcgtgcggtccctctgacacttattacactatttaatacgagagcgagagggaccgcacgacacgaacttcgagtttcgtgtttcgtagtagccctgctgtactgAAGTACTGATTCGTCCTtatgactcttttgaatctgtgatgtgagtcacttcggatatacttactactggaGAACTGGCTCCGGGGAGCGGCTCTGAAATTGATATCATACTATCCCTCTTCCTCTCgtaataaatgctattagcgtgagcgggacggcacatatccgatccgatccgtaattgaacgaaagtgaagtgagtgctgaatcgccgatcgcgagtcgctcgatccaataggttggtcggagttagtaactcctccGTTTCGtcgttccgtttttgccattttggctacggaactctaaaaactgTTAATTGCAAGCTTCATTAGGTACTCGTAGAACCAAGAGACATTTATTTGTAGGTGGTTAAATTACCCTGATTTGTTACTTTACCGCGTTCTTGCGCGATTTTCATGGAAATAAGATTAATGATTGCAATTCTATGGAAATCTGTCTGTCATATAACATCATTTATCATGAGCATAGGTAGATATATCAGCGTTAATCTAGTTGATTTTATAGATGTAGGTTTGCTCTTGTTGTATCTAATTTAAGTAATAATAGCAAAAcgtaaaacaagaaaaataaaatagataattacAAAGTATTAAATGAATACattagtagattgttcaacaagggactaaaacaagccatgaTGACACTAGATGTttagcagagcgagggtggctatagttcgagtagcattatggttgtttagtctcgcgttaaacactctacttttcactttgaatgcaaggaaaaaaaaacaatgtattgttcaaaattacaatacttatttattactttttaaaaacgtacgctcgactaatagacaggccatctgttcaaaattcagatagatacaaaaaaaattgctgcgcggttttttcatttcttttacTGTTTATGAAGTTTATACGAAAAtatgacgctttaaaagcttgcatatttagcgaacagtttcaaaattgaaaactattttaaaactcatTGCActatacatacttaataaaatgaattaatccttaatataattttacttcaaattgtaattccgcacatgaatttggaaaaaattcagaggtgcgagccggggtttgaacccacgaccctctgtttgagaggcgataggtcaaaccactaggccaccacggctttctcaaacagagggtcgtgggttcaaaccccggctcgcacctctgagtttttccaaatt is from Choristoneura fumiferana chromosome 3, NRCan_CFum_1, whole genome shotgun sequence and encodes:
- the Taf5 gene encoding TATA-box binding protein associated factor 5, which codes for MGEKSTPLLAVLQLLRKYNLKGTEEILRKEASLGDAEIENLDLPEVELASILTAHHTESDPYSYEFAYDSLKKFIETSLDVYKHELSTLLYPVFAHMYMILILYDHNEHAVNFLEKFGPDQEDYYQDDLKKLSFIKSKEQVKGNELAEIYSTNKFVVQMSRDASTQLKRYLQEQKSSTVIINIINNHVQIDIHDGPGRTLAQVRASSGSLLGEAPRNENRAKVFYGLLKEPDIQVLPAPTEDEEETEETPDKPKKKKAKKDNIFMKKPKSDPNAPPNDRFPLPELKEADKIEKGKALREAAKRVQLGPESLPSICFYTLLNSGHTATCADICDDSTLLAVGFNNSTIKVWTLTPVRLRGMKSADKLQDIDREAGDVLVRMMEERDRDACRTLFGHSGPVFKVSFDPFKTMLLSCSEDATVRLWSLQCWTCLVAFRGHVWPVWDVRWSPHGHYFATSGHDRTARLWATDHHQPLRIFAGHLADVDCVQFHPNSNYIATGSSDRTVRVWDCLTGNQVRIMTGHKSPIFTLAFSICGRWLASGGGGGAGGELMVWDLSTGASAAALPPAHTAPLHSLAFSRDGTILASGSLDCTIKLWDFTAITDEVSVEDTANNSVQKEDKLLLRSFATKNSPITSLHFTRRNLLLAVGTYEGST